One window of the Pseudomonas lurida genome contains the following:
- a CDS encoding DUF1120 domain-containing protein, which yields MKPSLMFLTLALSPLAMADSTVELNVKGLITPVACTPTLSAGGLVDFGKISQQDLNLTTGTRLPAKSLNLSVDCNGPVRYALRMRDNRDGTAHVNSEIYYGMGLDNSSNKIGVYSVSFDPKQTVADTLPGLYGTESTTGGVAWRTSNRNPIDIGARSLLGFTDLEGSTAGPAAIQTLTSTLTLEAVINAKQNLDLSTDIPLDGSGTLEVIYL from the coding sequence ATGAAACCGTCACTGATGTTCCTGACCCTTGCCCTGAGCCCGCTGGCGATGGCCGACTCCACGGTCGAGCTGAACGTCAAAGGCCTGATCACCCCGGTGGCCTGCACCCCAACCTTGTCAGCCGGGGGCTTGGTCGACTTCGGCAAGATTTCCCAACAAGACCTCAACCTCACCACAGGTACGCGGCTGCCGGCCAAATCCCTGAACCTGAGCGTCGATTGCAATGGCCCGGTGCGCTACGCCCTGCGCATGCGCGATAACCGTGACGGCACCGCCCACGTCAACAGCGAGATCTATTACGGGATGGGCCTGGACAACAGCAGCAACAAGATCGGTGTGTATTCGGTCAGTTTCGATCCGAAGCAAACCGTGGCAGACACGCTGCCAGGCCTTTATGGCACCGAGTCCACCACCGGCGGCGTAGCGTGGCGCACGTCCAACCGCAACCCGATCGACATCGGCGCCAGAAGCCTGCTGGGGTTTACCGACCTTGAAGGCAGCACGGCCGGCCCCGCTGCGATCCAGACACTGACCAGCACGCTGACCCTCGAAGCGGTGATCAATGCCAAGCAGAACCTGGACCTGAGCACCGATATCCCCTTGGACGGCTCGGGCACTCTGGAGGTGATCTACCTCTAG
- a CDS encoding response regulator transcription factor yields MLRVIIADDHPIVRIGQKVVIEANGKCKVVGEADGPDQLLALLDRTPCDLLVTDFAMPGNQQADGYGLLSLMHRKYPAMPVILVTMFANVATLRASFAHGARAIVAKSASARELPQAIKAVSEGQTFVSECLRVQLVEAGTGDQQAVPQLSGKEREVVRMLASGLTVSQIAARVNRSISTISKQKSTAMSRLCISTDVDLFAYARSSGMVP; encoded by the coding sequence ATGCTTCGCGTAATAATTGCTGACGATCATCCAATTGTGCGTATCGGCCAAAAAGTAGTGATCGAAGCGAATGGAAAGTGCAAGGTGGTCGGCGAGGCCGATGGTCCCGATCAGTTGCTCGCCTTGCTCGACCGCACGCCCTGCGACCTGCTGGTGACCGACTTTGCCATGCCGGGCAACCAACAGGCGGACGGTTACGGCCTGTTGAGCCTGATGCACCGCAAGTACCCGGCGATGCCGGTGATCCTGGTGACCATGTTTGCCAACGTCGCCACCCTGCGTGCTTCCTTCGCCCACGGCGCCCGGGCGATCGTGGCCAAGAGTGCCTCGGCCAGGGAGTTGCCCCAGGCCATCAAGGCGGTCAGCGAGGGCCAGACCTTTGTCAGTGAATGCCTGCGGGTGCAACTGGTGGAAGCCGGCACCGGTGATCAACAGGCGGTGCCGCAGTTGTCCGGCAAGGAGCGTGAGGTGGTGCGCATGCTCGCCAGTGGCCTGACCGTCAGCCAGATTGCCGCGCGGGTCAATCGCAGTATCTCGACCATCAGCAAGCAGAAAAGCACAGCGATGAGCCGGCTGTGCATTTCCACCGACGTGGATTTGTTCGCCTATGCCCGCAGCAGCGGCATGGTGCCGTGA
- a CDS encoding response regulator produces the protein MSSGIPPGNGSGHEPLPPATSPAYWRRLKVLVIDDHPAYCLLMGGILERLGLDYEACRDGRAALAAMDEHHFDLILTDCQMPGMDGYAMTRRVRAQEREAMTTRVPIIGLTSNLGPEEVRLCLEAGMDAWLVKPLTFIQLRNVLVYWLAQADMCVPRPEGEVHAQFTREGWPTRAVLVQMFGGGEVLESMLGSLTHEARQDLRALSSAVVRLDEGATVQHLHRLIGSVAFLGVTSLEKRGIRLISAVTRDGVAMHARTLVRLRQDLVRYLAYLSTL, from the coding sequence ATGTCATCGGGCATTCCCCCAGGCAACGGCAGTGGGCATGAACCCCTGCCGCCGGCCACCTCGCCCGCCTATTGGCGCCGGCTCAAGGTGTTGGTGATCGACGACCACCCGGCGTATTGCCTGCTGATGGGCGGGATCCTGGAACGGCTGGGCCTGGACTATGAGGCCTGTCGGGACGGTCGCGCCGCGCTCGCCGCCATGGACGAGCACCACTTCGACCTGATCCTGACCGACTGCCAGATGCCTGGTATGGATGGCTACGCCATGACCCGCAGGGTTCGTGCGCAGGAACGTGAGGCCATGACGACGCGAGTCCCCATCATCGGCTTGACCTCCAACCTGGGCCCGGAAGAGGTCCGCCTGTGCCTGGAAGCCGGCATGGACGCCTGGCTGGTCAAGCCCCTCACCTTCATACAACTGCGCAACGTCCTGGTGTACTGGCTGGCGCAGGCCGACATGTGCGTGCCGAGGCCGGAGGGTGAGGTTCATGCCCAGTTCACGCGCGAAGGCTGGCCAACGCGTGCCGTGCTGGTGCAGATGTTTGGAGGTGGCGAGGTCTTGGAAAGCATGCTGGGCAGCCTGACGCATGAGGCACGGCAAGACTTGCGAGCGCTGTCGAGTGCAGTGGTCCGCCTCGATGAGGGGGCCACCGTCCAGCACTTGCACCGGCTGATCGGCAGCGTTGCATTCCTGGGCGTTACCTCGCTGGAAAAACGTGGCATCCGGCTGATCTCGGCGGTCACCCGCGATGGCGTAGCCATGCATGCCCGTACCTTGGTGCGACTGCGACAGGATCTGGTGCGTTACCTGGCCTACCTGTCGACGCTCTGA
- a CDS encoding DUF1120 domain-containing protein, with protein sequence MIRALTCFTATVLMAGTPGAFAASATDLSVTGVITPSSCVPSLSSGGIVDHGKLTVKDLAPDQPTRLETANLQLEVTCEAETLFTLTAIDNRAGTSAIHPASQGLGRVNDDQMLGSVAFSVLDAVADTVPVRTIMSSNGGTSWRPSTYLGHAGLTAFASADDLNAPIALKVLTARLSAFTTLVKATDLTLVDEVPIDGHATLQLKYW encoded by the coding sequence ATGATTCGTGCCCTGACCTGCTTTACCGCAACTGTGCTGATGGCTGGCACTCCTGGTGCTTTTGCCGCGAGCGCCACCGACTTGAGCGTCACCGGCGTGATTACACCCAGTTCCTGCGTTCCCAGCCTGTCCAGCGGCGGCATCGTCGACCACGGCAAACTGACCGTGAAGGACCTGGCCCCCGACCAGCCGACTCGCCTGGAGACCGCCAACCTGCAACTGGAGGTGACTTGCGAGGCAGAAACGCTGTTCACGCTGACTGCCATCGACAACCGCGCCGGCACCTCGGCCATCCACCCTGCCAGCCAGGGCCTGGGCAGGGTCAATGACGACCAGATGTTGGGCAGCGTCGCGTTCAGCGTCCTGGACGCAGTGGCCGACACGGTGCCGGTGCGCACCATCATGTCCAGCAACGGCGGGACCTCCTGGCGCCCTTCCACTTACCTGGGGCACGCAGGCCTGACTGCCTTTGCCAGCGCTGACGACCTCAACGCCCCGATCGCCCTGAAGGTGTTGACCGCCCGCTTGAGCGCGTTTACCACCCTGGTCAAGGCCACCGACCTGACCCTGGTGGATGAGGTGCCCATCGACGGTCATGCCACCCTGCAATTGAAGTACTGGTAA
- a CDS encoding DUF1120 domain-containing protein, with amino-acid sequence MNTTILSCALILLAVNLTPALAGSTVDLSVTGRITPQACSVSLSDSGLVDFGKIPARTLKPSEYTQLPSQQLGLSISCEGPTLFALVGIDNHPGSSPAPLVFYGLGMNIHAPSERLGSVGLALRGPVGDGAALRVLTSPDNGGTWHPEANAYPAQYIGFARSDALQPEPIRQLVASLRVETAISPASGLTLKEEVPLQGSITLDLKYL; translated from the coding sequence ATGAACACAACGATCCTCTCCTGCGCGCTCATACTGCTCGCCGTGAACCTGACGCCCGCCCTCGCAGGGTCCACCGTGGACTTGAGCGTGACCGGCCGAATCACGCCCCAGGCCTGCAGCGTGTCGCTGTCCGACAGCGGCCTGGTCGATTTCGGCAAGATCCCGGCACGGACCTTGAAGCCAAGTGAATACACCCAACTGCCCAGCCAGCAACTGGGCCTGAGTATCAGCTGCGAAGGCCCGACCCTGTTTGCCCTGGTGGGTATCGATAATCACCCGGGCTCATCGCCGGCACCGCTGGTGTTCTACGGGTTGGGCATGAACATTCACGCGCCGTCGGAACGCCTGGGGTCAGTGGGCTTGGCGTTGCGTGGGCCGGTAGGCGACGGCGCGGCGCTGCGTGTCCTGACGTCGCCCGACAACGGCGGCACCTGGCACCCCGAGGCCAACGCCTACCCGGCGCAATACATTGGGTTCGCGCGCTCGGACGCCCTCCAGCCCGAGCCCATCAGGCAGTTGGTAGCCAGCCTGCGAGTGGAAACCGCCATCAGCCCGGCCAGTGGCCTGACGCTGAAGGAAGAAGTGCCTTTGCAAGGTTCGATCACCCTGGACCTCAAGTACCTGTAA
- a CDS encoding fimbria/pilus chaperone family protein, which produces MQVSWIRAGCAGFALWCCATSALADGMVPDTSVVIVHEAEGEAAVSVTNTDSKLALLHVTLEDIPEDKDTLLFVTPPLARVEPGKSQLVRFILQSKEPLKTQRLKRVIFEGMPQKRSGAEAGRAQVGVTVRQNLPVILNPKGLPPNRTPWLGLSWKLKNGRLSVHNPTPYVVRLAQELRLLPGKGAAMLPRTYVLPGETLTVPAKGPAATAVRLQPATVYGFAVAPHDAPITR; this is translated from the coding sequence ATGCAAGTTTCCTGGATACGCGCCGGTTGTGCCGGCTTCGCCCTGTGGTGCTGCGCCACCAGCGCGCTGGCCGACGGTATGGTGCCCGACACCTCGGTAGTCATCGTCCACGAAGCGGAGGGCGAAGCTGCCGTGTCGGTGACCAACACCGACAGCAAGCTGGCCCTGCTGCATGTGACCCTTGAAGACATCCCCGAAGACAAGGACACGCTGCTGTTCGTCACGCCCCCTCTCGCACGGGTGGAGCCCGGCAAGAGTCAGTTGGTGCGGTTCATCCTGCAATCGAAGGAGCCGCTGAAGACCCAACGCCTCAAGCGGGTGATTTTCGAGGGCATGCCCCAGAAACGATCCGGCGCCGAGGCCGGGCGCGCCCAAGTGGGCGTCACGGTGCGGCAGAACCTGCCGGTGATCCTGAATCCCAAGGGCCTGCCGCCCAACCGCACGCCGTGGCTGGGGTTGAGCTGGAAGCTGAAAAACGGCCGGCTCAGCGTGCACAACCCCACGCCTTACGTGGTACGCCTGGCCCAGGAACTGCGACTGCTACCCGGCAAAGGCGCGGCCATGCTGCCACGCACCTATGTGCTGCCGGGAGAGACCTTGACGGTCCCGGCGAAAGGGCCTGCCGCAACCGCGGTACGCCTGCAGCCGGCCACGGTGTATGGCTTTGCCGTCGCGCCTCATGATGCGCCGATCACACGTTGA
- a CDS encoding DUF1120 domain-containing protein: MPPCSRLFALSLLLTAGSQVYAASSVDLTVKGIITPTACTPNLSGMGVVDYGKISLSDLHPDLLTELPATSLQMTVTCEAPTLFALKGIDNSTGSIDPYNYYGLGMIGDKNIGSYHLMLTNPIADGSPATHIASADGDSWKNNEDNVWPVVFLAAFSDQPGGPLWAPSPIQALSTDLVISPLISPTRRLNVRDELPFNGSATLEVKYL, from the coding sequence ATGCCCCCCTGCTCCCGACTCTTTGCCCTCTCATTGCTGCTGACCGCCGGCTCACAGGTGTATGCCGCCAGCAGCGTCGACTTGACCGTCAAGGGAATAATCACGCCGACGGCCTGCACACCCAACTTGTCTGGCATGGGTGTTGTCGACTACGGAAAAATCTCCCTGTCGGATCTCCATCCCGACCTTCTAACCGAGTTACCGGCGACCAGCCTTCAAATGACCGTCACCTGCGAGGCCCCCACACTGTTCGCCCTCAAAGGCATCGACAACAGTACCGGCTCGATTGACCCTTACAACTACTACGGCCTGGGCATGATTGGCGACAAAAACATCGGTAGCTATCACCTCATGCTCACCAACCCGATTGCCGACGGGTCCCCGGCTACCCACATCGCCTCAGCCGACGGTGACAGTTGGAAAAACAATGAAGACAACGTGTGGCCTGTGGTTTTCCTCGCAGCATTCAGTGATCAACCCGGTGGTCCATTGTGGGCGCCAAGCCCCATCCAGGCGCTGAGCACGGATCTCGTCATCAGCCCCCTTATCTCTCCGACCCGTAGACTGAATGTGCGCGATGAACTGCCATTCAACGGCTCTGCCACCCTCGAAGTGAAGTACCTGTAA
- a CDS encoding GIY-YIG nuclease family protein, protein MTDPSEPKPWFVYLVRAANGSLYCGISNDPVRRFASHQSGKGARFFLSSPAVALVYTEQCASKGEALRQERLIKKLKKSAKECLAASGSLI, encoded by the coding sequence GTGACTGATCCTTCCGAACCCAAGCCCTGGTTTGTCTACCTGGTGCGTGCCGCCAATGGTTCGCTCTATTGCGGCATCAGTAATGACCCGGTGCGCCGCTTTGCCTCCCACCAGAGCGGCAAGGGCGCACGGTTCTTTCTCTCCAGCCCGGCCGTGGCGCTGGTGTACACCGAGCAATGTGCGAGCAAGGGCGAGGCGCTGCGCCAGGAACGCCTGATCAAGAAGTTGAAGAAGAGCGCCAAGGAGTGCCTGGCGGCAAGCGGCTCATTGATCTGA
- a CDS encoding DUF1120 domain-containing protein, which translates to MNLDYLLPAIALVLFGIGPAQAQEECRLDLSEPRLDFGLMNRAVLVTPAPERLLGERRVGLTLTCSQPVAMSLFYRGLAAGAERFRFTDQGSYQLQVQDAVLDGHAVNLGLIAGHGLAPSTHGSSLTWRADHGIVPLHNGQPALGRRFSVQMVANAWAEDGAARVRDAVTWQASGWVDAPASGRSRELQLLARFAPAACTPSLSNGGTVDFGKVSAKALNPDKETHLPDKQLALTVNCDGPTHFALLMQDNRLGSATGGTDETAYGLGLDARAQKIGRYSVNVDPAQASADNLQQLYRTESTTAGAAWSSANANPLPLAGRSYLGFTDSAGSILGPTALQKVSALLTLKTVIAPLQQLDLSSEIRLDGSATLEIIYL; encoded by the coding sequence ATGAACCTTGATTACCTGCTGCCCGCGATAGCGCTCGTGCTGTTCGGCATCGGCCCTGCACAGGCGCAGGAAGAATGCCGCCTGGACCTCAGCGAGCCACGCCTGGATTTCGGCCTGATGAACCGCGCCGTACTGGTGACGCCTGCGCCCGAGCGTTTACTCGGCGAGCGACGTGTCGGCCTGACCCTCACCTGCTCGCAACCTGTGGCGATGAGCCTGTTTTACCGAGGCCTGGCCGCCGGTGCCGAACGGTTTCGTTTCACCGACCAGGGCAGCTACCAGTTACAGGTCCAGGACGCGGTGCTGGATGGCCATGCCGTGAACCTGGGCTTGATTGCCGGTCACGGGCTAGCACCGAGTACCCACGGTTCAAGCCTGACCTGGCGAGCCGACCATGGCATCGTGCCGTTGCACAACGGCCAGCCCGCGCTCGGTCGCCGCTTTTCCGTACAGATGGTGGCCAATGCCTGGGCCGAGGACGGCGCCGCCCGCGTTCGCGATGCCGTGACCTGGCAGGCCTCTGGGTGGGTCGATGCGCCCGCCTCCGGTCGCTCCCGGGAGCTGCAATTGCTCGCGCGTTTCGCGCCAGCGGCGTGCACGCCCAGCCTGTCCAATGGCGGCACGGTGGACTTTGGCAAGGTGTCGGCCAAGGCACTGAACCCCGACAAGGAGACGCACCTGCCGGACAAGCAATTGGCCCTGACAGTGAACTGCGACGGACCGACTCATTTTGCGTTGCTCATGCAAGACAATCGCCTGGGCTCGGCAACCGGCGGCACCGATGAGACAGCCTACGGGCTGGGCCTGGACGCACGCGCGCAAAAGATCGGCCGCTACTCGGTAAACGTCGACCCGGCGCAGGCCAGCGCCGATAACCTGCAACAGCTGTATCGCACCGAGTCCACCACGGCGGGCGCTGCCTGGAGCAGCGCCAATGCCAACCCACTGCCCCTGGCTGGCCGCAGCTACCTGGGCTTTACCGACAGTGCCGGCAGCATCCTTGGCCCCACAGCGTTGCAGAAGGTATCCGCGCTGCTGACGCTGAAGACAGTCATCGCCCCGCTCCAGCAGTTGGACCTGAGCAGCGAGATCAGACTCGACGGCTCGGCCACCCTGGAAATCATCTACCTCTAA
- a CDS encoding fimbria/pilus outer membrane usher protein gives MNYRDGNAVPGALPRLSRAQLHIIAWAALGPALLAGPAWADPATGTFDNQTLHQRGIDPELASLLLQAPRFASGRHAVNLSVNGLRRGRVDATFDDHGTLCFDTALLDAAQLETPPRSTGACHGFIEQYPQTMIEPDPASLSLSLVVPTQALRPATRDFSGYSTGGFAGLLNYDVTGLHNQYGDDTSRFGSANTEVGLNAGDWIVRSRQVQTWQDGVSRSTHLDAYAQRTFARQQAVLQAGQINLYNPVLAGAQITGVQVLTEQGLQDQNQGATIDGIANGPAQVEVRQNGALIHSTVVPAGPFSLSNVPRLSGRSDVEVTVKETSGEERRFTVPAAMLGLGLPAPGYSVAAGRVRDADGGDGAQPWVVSAGWTSAPHPLVSLGSGVLAAMDYRSVGLNLGFLPAQDSQWQLAVIAAESTRRDQQRGLQTDLSWSQRLGERWAISAANSWRTEDYRDLSESTYLTDTREQQRSRYRDQQSATASWSHPRLGAFSAGVSRTSSFAGDSSSRALASWGTQVGGVSLSATAEWHMGGRRYNDDAVYLNISVPLGERRRGRAWVRNSGGEHRIGTGVNEQINDQLAYRVGVEHDSRDRQVESSLGLSALPFYTQLDVNYTRSDDERSSYQGGARGAVVLHGDGVTFSPYPVRDTFALLSVGDMAGVKVSTPSGPVWTDWQGQAVVPQVSAYGRSPVEVQTGSLPRNADISNGLAVVSAGRGAVDRLEFGVALTRRALLTLDRPVPRGATVTTADGEFVTLVQESNHVFLPTVLDLPPLWIKAPGQPRCRLHFELPKKADPQVYFETATARCPLP, from the coding sequence ATGAATTACCGTGACGGCAACGCCGTGCCCGGCGCTTTACCACGCCTGTCACGCGCTCAGCTGCACATCATTGCCTGGGCCGCCCTTGGCCCTGCCCTATTGGCTGGCCCCGCCTGGGCCGATCCGGCAACGGGCACCTTCGACAACCAGACCCTGCACCAACGCGGCATCGACCCGGAGCTGGCCAGTTTGCTGCTGCAAGCACCGCGCTTTGCCAGCGGTCGCCACGCCGTCAACCTGTCGGTCAACGGCCTGCGCAGAGGGCGTGTCGACGCCACCTTCGACGACCACGGCACGCTGTGCTTCGACACTGCATTGCTGGACGCGGCGCAATTGGAAACACCGCCTCGCAGCACGGGCGCCTGTCACGGGTTTATCGAGCAGTACCCGCAAACCATGATTGAGCCAGACCCGGCCAGCCTGAGCCTGTCCCTCGTGGTGCCCACCCAGGCGCTGCGTCCGGCGACTCGGGATTTTTCCGGCTACAGCACCGGCGGGTTTGCCGGCCTGCTCAACTACGACGTGACGGGGCTGCATAACCAGTACGGCGATGACACCAGCCGATTCGGCTCGGCCAATACCGAAGTCGGCTTGAATGCCGGCGACTGGATTGTGCGCAGTCGCCAAGTCCAGACCTGGCAAGACGGCGTCTCGCGCAGCACTCACCTGGACGCCTACGCCCAACGCACCTTCGCCCGCCAACAAGCGGTGTTGCAGGCGGGGCAGATCAATCTCTATAACCCAGTGCTGGCCGGGGCCCAGATCACCGGCGTACAAGTGCTGACCGAGCAGGGCCTGCAAGACCAGAATCAAGGTGCGACCATCGATGGCATCGCCAATGGGCCGGCCCAGGTGGAAGTACGCCAGAACGGTGCGCTGATCCACTCCACCGTGGTGCCGGCCGGCCCCTTTTCCCTGAGCAATGTGCCGCGCCTGAGCGGGCGCTCCGATGTGGAGGTGACCGTCAAGGAAACCTCCGGCGAAGAACGGCGCTTCACCGTCCCGGCTGCGATGCTCGGGCTGGGCTTGCCGGCGCCGGGCTATTCGGTGGCCGCCGGCCGGGTGCGCGATGCAGACGGAGGCGACGGCGCGCAACCCTGGGTGGTCAGCGCGGGGTGGACCAGTGCACCTCACCCTCTGGTGTCACTGGGCAGTGGCGTACTGGCGGCGATGGATTACCGGTCGGTTGGCCTGAACCTGGGCTTCTTGCCCGCGCAGGACAGCCAATGGCAACTGGCAGTCATCGCCGCCGAGTCAACGCGCCGTGATCAGCAACGCGGCCTGCAGACCGACCTCTCATGGAGCCAACGACTGGGTGAACGCTGGGCCATCAGCGCCGCCAACTCCTGGCGAACCGAGGACTACCGCGACCTCAGCGAATCAACCTACCTCACGGACACGCGTGAACAACAGCGCTCACGCTACCGCGACCAGCAGAGTGCCACGGCCTCATGGTCCCATCCCCGGCTGGGCGCGTTCAGCGCCGGGGTTTCCCGCACCTCCTCGTTTGCCGGCGACAGCAGCAGCCGCGCGCTGGCCTCGTGGGGAACACAAGTGGGTGGCGTGTCCCTGTCGGCCACCGCCGAATGGCACATGGGCGGCCGCCGATACAACGATGACGCCGTTTACCTGAATATCAGCGTGCCCCTTGGCGAGCGCCGCCGTGGCCGGGCCTGGGTGCGTAATTCCGGCGGCGAGCACCGTATCGGGACGGGCGTCAACGAACAGATCAACGATCAACTGGCCTATCGGGTCGGGGTTGAACATGACAGCCGTGACCGCCAGGTGGAATCGTCGCTGGGGCTCTCGGCGCTGCCGTTCTACACCCAGCTGGACGTCAACTACACGCGCTCGGACGACGAGCGTTCCAGCTATCAGGGGGGCGCGCGTGGCGCGGTGGTATTGCACGGCGACGGCGTGACCTTCTCGCCGTACCCGGTGCGCGACACCTTCGCGTTGCTGTCGGTGGGGGACATGGCCGGCGTCAAGGTCAGCACGCCGAGCGGCCCTGTGTGGACCGACTGGCAAGGCCAGGCGGTGGTGCCGCAGGTCAGCGCCTATGGCCGAAGCCCGGTGGAAGTGCAAACCGGCTCGTTGCCGCGCAATGCCGACATCAGCAATGGCCTGGCCGTGGTCTCGGCGGGCCGTGGGGCGGTAGACCGGCTTGAGTTTGGCGTGGCGCTGACGCGTCGGGCCTTGCTGACCCTGGACAGGCCCGTTCCGCGTGGGGCCACGGTGACCACCGCCGACGGCGAGTTCGTCACGCTGGTGCAAGAAAGCAACCACGTGTTCCTGCCCACGGTGCTTGACCTGCCCCCCTTGTGGATCAAGGCGCCAGGGCAGCCACGCTGCCGCTTGCACTTTGAATTGCCAAAGAAGGCCGACCCGCAGGTGTATTTCGAAACCGCCACGGCCCGATGCCCACTGCCTTGA
- a CDS encoding nuclear transport factor 2 family protein: MSDAHNALITEFYSAFQRLDAEAMAACYTDDVLFSDPAFGELRGRDAGDMWRMLTTRAKDFSLTFDHVRSDETTGSAHWVATYLFSATGNTVVNDIGARFVFRDGKICEHHDHFDLWRWSRQALGLKGLLLGWSPALKNAVRAQALKGLKAFQASR; this comes from the coding sequence ATGAGTGATGCCCATAACGCCCTGATCACCGAGTTCTACAGCGCGTTCCAGCGCCTGGACGCCGAAGCCATGGCTGCCTGCTACACGGACGACGTGCTGTTCAGCGACCCGGCGTTTGGCGAACTGCGCGGGCGCGATGCCGGGGATATGTGGCGCATGTTGACCACGCGGGCCAAAGACTTCTCCCTGACGTTCGACCATGTGCGCAGCGACGAAACCACGGGCAGCGCGCATTGGGTGGCGACGTACCTGTTCAGCGCCACCGGCAATACGGTGGTCAATGATATCGGTGCGCGGTTCGTGTTTCGCGACGGCAAGATCTGCGAGCATCACGACCACTTCGACCTGTGGCGTTGGTCGCGCCAGGCGTTGGGTCTCAAGGGCCTGCTGCTGGGCTGGTCGCCGGCGCTGAAAAACGCCGTGCGCGCCCAGGCGCTCAAAGGGCTGAAGGCATTCCAGGCCAGTCGTTGA
- a CDS encoding DUF1120 domain-containing protein — MNKPLAALALFLTIAHQGSAVAASSVELIVKGLITPSACTPTLSANGIVDHGKISAKDLNQGTPTDLPAVTLQMNVNCDAQTLFGLNGNDNRASSAIVATGYGLGLIDNTQKIGTYHLELVNPVADNVAVIPLESNNGGQTWSAIDGEYWYSGKLAGFGGVSGDRYVPVPIQDLSTDLAVMTQIAPAQDLNLSNEVSLDGSATIEVKYL; from the coding sequence ATGAATAAGCCTCTCGCTGCACTCGCCCTCTTTCTCACGATCGCCCACCAGGGCTCGGCCGTTGCCGCAAGCTCAGTGGAGCTGATCGTCAAAGGCCTGATCACGCCGAGTGCCTGCACGCCGACCTTATCCGCCAACGGCATTGTCGATCACGGCAAGATCTCCGCCAAGGACCTCAATCAAGGCACCCCCACTGATCTGCCAGCCGTGACCTTGCAGATGAATGTGAACTGCGATGCACAGACCTTGTTTGGCTTGAACGGCAACGACAACCGGGCGTCCTCAGCCATCGTCGCGACGGGCTATGGTCTGGGCTTGATCGATAACACGCAGAAAATCGGCACCTACCACCTTGAGCTTGTGAACCCGGTTGCGGACAACGTCGCCGTCATACCCCTGGAATCCAACAACGGCGGGCAAACCTGGAGCGCGATTGATGGTGAATATTGGTACAGCGGCAAACTGGCCGGTTTCGGCGGTGTTTCCGGTGACCGGTATGTACCCGTGCCTATTCAGGACCTGTCCACTGACTTGGCCGTGATGACCCAGATCGCGCCTGCGCAAGACTTGAACCTGAGCAATGAAGTGTCCCTCGACGGCTCCGCCACGATCGAAGTGAAGTACCTGTAA
- a CDS encoding DUF1120 domain-containing protein yields the protein MNTLHRTLSCALLLGASTSAIAASTTDLTVRGLITPSACAPTLSDGGVIDYGKIAAKDLKQTDITFLEHMDLSLDIHCEAPTAMALQFVDNRSGTSSNPSYPGLGLTPAGEKIGFLTPYLQEPRVDNTAVQMSESQDLGATWKKAYTYTLPGLYAPSAVADASQPIPSTRFSARLGVIAAIEATDSLTLTSEVPFEGNVTLEARYL from the coding sequence ATGAACACCCTGCACCGCACCCTTAGTTGCGCCCTGCTGTTGGGCGCGAGTACCAGCGCCATTGCGGCCTCGACTACCGACCTGACCGTACGGGGGTTGATCACGCCGAGTGCTTGTGCTCCCACACTGTCCGATGGAGGGGTTATCGATTACGGAAAGATAGCGGCAAAAGACTTGAAACAGACCGATATCACGTTTCTCGAACACATGGACTTGTCACTCGACATCCATTGCGAGGCGCCCACCGCGATGGCCTTGCAGTTCGTTGATAACCGATCGGGGACCAGCTCCAACCCGAGTTACCCAGGGCTGGGGTTGACCCCCGCCGGGGAGAAAATCGGCTTTCTTACCCCGTACCTGCAAGAGCCGAGGGTGGATAACACCGCCGTCCAAATGAGTGAGTCGCAAGACCTTGGAGCGACCTGGAAAAAAGCCTACACCTATACTCTACCGGGGCTATACGCGCCCAGCGCCGTGGCGGATGCCAGCCAGCCGATTCCCAGCACTCGATTCTCGGCAAGGTTAGGCGTCATCGCCGCCATCGAGGCTACCGACAGCCTGACGCTGACGAGCGAAGTCCCCTTCGAAGGCAACGTAACCCTTGAAGCCCGCTACCTGTAA